A single region of the Vicia villosa cultivar HV-30 ecotype Madison, WI linkage group LG4, Vvil1.0, whole genome shotgun sequence genome encodes:
- the LOC131599113 gene encoding GDP-Man:Man(3)GlcNAc(2)-PP-Dol alpha-1,2-mannosyltransferase-like has product MTYGKEAHSLQLEAFSVAIKRLYPDLPKPKLQFVSSCRNKSDEDRLQILKEKSIELNVNEQVEFHKNVTYRLINGRRS; this is encoded by the exons ATGACTTATGGGAAAGAG GCTCACAGTCTCCAACTTGAGGCCTTTTCAGTTGCCATTAAGAGATTATATCCCGACTTACCGAAACCTAAGCTCCAGTTTGTCAGCAGCTGCAGAAATAAATCAGATGAAGATAGACTACAAATCTTAAAAGAGAAATCAATTGAGCTGAATGTGAATGAACAAGTGGAATTCCACAAGAATGTAACATACAG GCTTATAAATGGGAGGAGAAGCTGA